From a single Hippoglossus stenolepis isolate QCI-W04-F060 chromosome 2, HSTE1.2, whole genome shotgun sequence genomic region:
- the LOC118098340 gene encoding protein phosphatase 1 regulatory subunit 29, translated as MTSRLRVSSLLPALLPHLLLPALLFLHLPRVVKGDCWLIEGDKGYVWLAICSQNQPPYETIPQHINSTVHDLRLNENKLKAVLFNSMYRFTNLTDLNLTKNDISYIEDGAFAGQANLQVLQLGYNKMTNLTEGMLRGLGRMQCLFLQHNLIEVISTNAFWECPSLNSLDLSSNKLARLDPSTFTVLNRLMVCELAANPFHCGCELFSFLSWLEAFNNVTHTYDRLQCETPPEMNGYPLLSPLPGQGRSALFKLVSKCHEGGIGMTSQIPDQDGSGMGFDNPDQGLYHQPTTSSTADPTYNHQISMKLQTVSLYTASLMVQIPRPYSKMYILSQYNITFVADIMPLKKKKELITMDKLKPHSNYTFCVASMSKSQHYNHTCLSFTTRAMGPEDQRTNPSTTTHYIMTILGCLFGMVIVLGLVYYLLRRRRIQEEKDKAISVKKTILEMRYGPEAAAAVTNDPGAMQRLQEQAHHQHHHSGGAGGKLPQSASSSTGMLHGSANTSSSRLSTLPQVEKMATAFSEAMGGKGNYMDVRTAGVAGEGREGGVSVGGVSIGGEVAVDVRGGAENGTEAGEDSDDDGHGSASEISTIAKEVDKVNQIINNCIDALKLDACANVVTTADNSVSLSQPPASIVSLPRNLLPLSPGHPGDQIMASSPKVHAKSHPQQHSQPHPHPLPHPLPHPQVHPHVHPQQHPQQHLQLHPQPHPPSMAPVPLVMPLSERPGISGGGFLSPPYRDPPPANAVRPLQRQLSADTAVVKNRCGASSAGSVKNTRVYSVDIPEQRCDPPKYPTEKGSPVGCVGGGGNGGGGGCNGNGMGNINGGGVSLNGGGMGCNNGGGGGVVGPGQQQHHLEVQPDYHSSEHRHSFPALYYEGGNDSPSPTQKASFLKPLGRTKRDATAAYSQLSPSRHHNYNSGYSSSPEYSSESTLRIWERFRPYKKSPREEASYIAAGHALRKKVQFAKDEDLHDILDYWKGVSAQQKL; from the exons ATGACCAGCCGACTCCgtgtgtcctccctccttcccgccctcctcccccacctcctgcTCCCTGCCCTGTTGTTCCTCCACCTGCCCCGCGTGGTGAAAGGCGACTGCTGGCTGATAGAGGGGGATAAAGGCTACGTCTGGCTGGCTATCTGCAGTCAGAACCAGCCTCCGTATGAGACCATCCCCCAGCACATTAACAGCACG GTTCATGACCTGAGGCTGAATGAGAACAAACTCAAGGCTGTGCTCTTCAACTCCATGTACCGCTTCACAAACCTCACTGACCTCAATCTGACCAAGAATGACATCAGCTACATCGAGGACGGGGCCTTTGCTGGACAGGCCAACCTACAG GTTCTTCAGCTGGGCTACAACAAGATGACCAACCTAACTGAGGGCATGTTGAGAGGTCTGGGTCGAATGCAGTGCCTCTTCTTGCAACACAACCTCATTGAGGTCATTTCCACCAATGCCTTCTGGGAGTGCCCCAGCCTCAACAGCCTGGACTTATCCTCCAATAAGTTGGCACGTCTTGACCCGTCGACCTTCACCGTACTCAACCGGCTGATGGTGTGTGAACTGGCAGCGAACCCGTTCCACTGTGGCTGTGAACTCTTCAGCTTTCTCTCCTGGCTGGAGGCGTTTAACAATGTTACCCACACCTATGACCGCCTCCAGTGCGAAACCCCTCCAGAAATGAACGGATATCCACTTCTGAGCCCGTTGCCCGGACAAGGAAGAAGCGCCCTCTTCAAGCTTGTGTCCAAGTGTCATGAAGGCGGGATAGGGATGACCTCTCAGATACCGGACCAAGATGGTTCAGGGATGGGTTTCGACAACCCAGACCAAGGACTTTACCACCAGCCAACCACATCATCCACTGCGGACCCAACCTACAACCATCAGATTTCTATGAAGCTTCAAACTGTCTCCCTCTACACAGCTTCACTAATGGTGCAAATCCCACGACCATACAGTAAGATGTACATACTTTCCCAGTACAACATCACTTTTGTTGCGGACATCATGCccctgaaaaagaagaaggagctgaTCACTATGGacaaactgaaaccacacaGCAACTACACATTTTGTGTGGCTTCTATGAGCAAATCTCAGCACTACAACCACACCTGTCTGTCCTTTACCACACGAGCTATGGGACCAGAGGACCAGCGTACAAATCCATCTACAACCACCCACTACATCATGACCATCCTGGGATGTCTTTTCGGCATGGTCATTGTCCTTGGATTGGTCTATTACCTTCTCAGACGAAGACGTATCCAGGAAGAGAAGGACAAAGCTATAAGTGTCAAGAAAACCATTTTGGAGATGAG GTATGGTCCAGAGGCGGCTGCAGCAGTGACCAATGACCCAGGTGCCATGCAGCGTCTCCAGGAGCAGGCTCACCACCAGCACCATCATTCAGGAGGGGCAGGAGGCAAGCTGCCTCAGTCGGCCTCCTCTAGCACCGGCATGCTGCACGGCTCAGCCAACACCAGCTCTTCCCGCCTCTCGACCTTGCCACAGGTGGAAAAAATGGCCACTGCCTTCTCCGAGGCAATGGGTGGCAAGGGAAACTACATGGATGTGAGGACGGCGGGAGTGGCAGGGgaaggcagggagggaggggtgtcAGTTGGAGGAGTAAGCATTGGAGGGGAAGTAGCTGTGGATGTGCGAGGTGGGGCTGAGAATGGGACAGAGGCTGGGGAGGACTCTGATGATGATGGCCATGGCTCAGCGTCAGAGATTTCCACCATCGCCAAGGAGGTAGACAAGGTGAACCAGATCATCAACAACTGCATCGATGCCCTGAAGCTGGATGCCTGTGCCAACGTTGTGACCACAGCTGACAACTCTGTGTCCCTCTCCCAGCCTCCAGCTTCCATTGTGTCCCTCCCCCGCAACCTCTTGCCCCTCTCTCCAGGTCACCCTGGAGATCAGATCATGGCCTCCTCGCCAAAGGTGCATGCAAAGTCTCACCCCCAGCAACATTCTCAGCCTCATCCTCACCCTCTGCCTCACCCTCTGCCTCACCCTCAGGTTCATCCTCATGTCCACCCTCAGCAGCATCCTCAGCAACATCTTCAGTTGCATCCACAGCCTCATCCACCCTCTATGGCCCCAGTACCCCTGGTTATGCCCCTGTCTGAGCGCCCGGGAATCAGTGGAGGGggtttcctctcccctccttaCCGTGATCCACCCCCAGCCAATGCAGTGCGGCCCCTTCAGAGGCAATTGAGTGCTGACACCGCTGTGGTGAAGAACCGTTGTGGTGCCTCTTCTGCGGGATCTGTGAAGAACACCAGGGTTTACAGTGTGGATATCCCTGAGCAGCGTTGCGACCCTCCCAAGTACCCAACAGAAAAGGGCAGTCCTGTGGGCTGtgttggaggaggtggaaatggaggaggtgggggctGCAACGGGAATGGGATGGGAAACATAAATGGTGGTGGGGTGAGCTTGAATGGGGGCGGGATGGGGTGTAATAACGGGGGCGGAGGTGGGGTTGTTGGCcctggacagcagcagcaccacttGGAGGTTCAGCCAGACTACCACAGCTCTGAGCACCGCCACTCCTTTCCCGCACTCTACTATGAGGGCGGCAACGACTCACCCTCTCCGACCCAAAAGGCCTCATTTCTCAAGCCACTGGGCCGCACTAAGAGGGATGCCACAGCCGCCTACTCCCAGCTCTCACCCTCTCGTCACCACAACTACAACTCTGGATATTCCTCTAGTCCCGAGTATTCATCTGAGAGCACACTGCGGATCTGGGAGCGATTCCGGCCTTACAAGAAAAGCCCCAGAGAGGAGGCATCCTATATAGCCGCAGGCCATGCTCTGCGTAAGAAGGTGCAGTTTGCTAAGGACGAGGACCTTCATGATATCTTGGACTATTGGAAGGGGGTTTCTGCCCAGCAGAAGCTGTGA